The region CTGCAATCCAATTCTTTCGACTTTTGGAAATGGCCCTTGGCCGCTCGCCGACTAACACTTTCCCGTAACGGTAAAGCGTTCACACTCATCGCGGTCGACGCGATGAGCGCGGTCACGCATATGGTACCTTTCAGCCCATTTGCGTCGTCCATCTGGCGCTCCTTTCGAGGTCAGAGCGAGCGATTTTTGCAAGGAAAGATTAGCAGAAGCGCGACGAATGTGGATCGATTCAGATCTTAAGTTGACAATAAAACATGCCAGTACACTCATTGAATTCTGTCGAAAGCCTTATAAGTTCTTCATCGGTTACGGACTATCGATGGTACAAAAGTTAAACTTTGATAAAGTCTTCCGGGAAGCTCCTGAAACGGAGCTACACACTTGGTAGCCACGGAAAATTCTGGATTCCTAATACTTCCCGTTGGTAAATCCCCGCCCCCTAGCAAATAGCGATTCGCTCCTAATAGGCGCTCGTGTAGTTGCATCCTTATTAGTAGCTCGGTTAGTACCTCATTAGTAGCTCGGTTAGCACCTCCCAATCTAGGAGGAATTCCCTTCAGCTCGCCATGCTTTGTGAACGTACTGTTATCCCAAACAATGAATTAAGTGCACAGCAATCACCAGAAGATTGCATATAAAATATGCATCACACCGACTTCGCATGATCCGCTCGGAACATGGGGCGCAAGATTGGTTTCAGGCTTGAAATTCCAGGTACCTCAGTATGGAAAGCAAGAAGACGGTCATCGTAACTGGCGCCTCAAAGGGCATTGGAGCGGCTATTGTCCAGGCTTTTATTGATCGGGACTACAACATAGTTGCAACATCACGTAGCGTTTCCGAGGCCGGTTTCTCATCATCACCGAGTCTCGTATTGGTCGACGGTGACATCAGTCAGGCAACGACAGCCGAAAAGGTCGCGCGGGCCGCGGTAGAGAACTTCGGCTCCATCGATCACGTTGTCAATAATGCAGGCATCTTCTCGGCGAAACCTTTTACGGAGTACACCGCGGAAGAGTTTCGCCGCTTCATGGCAGTCAACCTGGAAGGGTTCGTCCTGGTGACACAGCTTGCAGTCAGGCAGATGCTGTCGCAGGGAAACGGAGGCAGCGTGACAAGCATCACAGCGGCCTTGGCCGATAACCCCATCGCGGGCATTCCGGCATCGATCCCGATGATGACCAAGGGTGGACTGAACGCAATTACCCTAAGCCTTGCGAGTGAATATGCGAAGGACCATATCCGCTTCAATGCGGTCGCGCCGGGTGTAGTAGAGACGCCTCTCCATAAGGAGACACCGACGGATCTTCTGAAAACCCGAACTCCTATGGGCACGATCTCAAGCTCGAAGGACATCGCCAATGCCGTCATTTATCTGACTGAGGCCAATCATATTACTGGAGAGGTGCTGCACGTGGACGATGGTGCGCACGTAGGACGATGGTAGCCGGCAAGCGGTCGCAGTCGGACGGTGCAGAACACCGACTACGGGACCTTGGCATTCAACTCCCAACACCCTCGACGCCGTTTGGCACGTATGCTGAGACGGTGCAGACTGGCAATCTGCTTTTCTTTAGCGGAATGCTCCCGGTTGTTGACCACAAGCCGAAGTACGTTGGCCGACTGGGGAAAGAACTCGATGTCGAGGCTGACCGCGCTGCAACCTATATCGCGGCCTTAAACGTCCTTGCTTCGGCGAAAGAGCATCTGGGCTCACTTGATAGAGTGACTCGCGTCGTT is a window of Edaphobacter sp. 12200R-103 DNA encoding:
- a CDS encoding SDR family NAD(P)-dependent oxidoreductase produces the protein MESKKTVIVTGASKGIGAAIVQAFIDRDYNIVATSRSVSEAGFSSSPSLVLVDGDISQATTAEKVARAAVENFGSIDHVVNNAGIFSAKPFTEYTAEEFRRFMAVNLEGFVLVTQLAVRQMLSQGNGGSVTSITAALADNPIAGIPASIPMMTKGGLNAITLSLASEYAKDHIRFNAVAPGVVETPLHKETPTDLLKTRTPMGTISSSKDIANAVIYLTEANHITGEVLHVDDGAHVGRW
- a CDS encoding RidA family protein is translated as MVAGKRSQSDGAEHRLRDLGIQLPTPSTPFGTYAETVQTGNLLFFSGMLPVVDHKPKYVGRLGKELDVEADRAATYIAALNVLASAKEHLGSLDRVTRVVRSWRAGTVPQRCAECRHSHT